The Nothobranchius furzeri strain GRZ-AD chromosome 6, NfurGRZ-RIMD1, whole genome shotgun sequence genome includes a region encoding these proteins:
- the cdk5rap2 gene encoding CDK5 regulatory subunit-associated protein 2 isoform X2, translating to MSRIQGSMKDPCRVCGVRLVGSHCRWIFSSSGRRKLQVILSHVLGRQVIRDGRAEFLCGKCVFQLEKVVQCDINISKLQDEHSSQIQKLQAEKDHLIQCIIHVYNKNNTRRGNSKSFSSKALLRSSEVDSVDDEAVCQRAHEGLQLGELGGAEGVNRMRRCVSLDRIVSKGALPGRSGLRSSRLGSGPGLDGFMKNIGLAGTRHRSQSMYLDLIHRRGTLSRHGFKARSASLQSLNRDFSSDTPTELPLRCKPRESMGSVSGRGTTSDPRRKVQARAQLHSSSSRPSIISDLIQILRCISKHQVSAPAGSRIPVLKRLNSGAVVKTDKLRCRAAEWKSLHDLTEEFNDKYTPVRVKMGDINRLESINKMLTEELNQIKSSNESLTRTLEDSQNHNKSLSVKLEEKDKEIDSEKKNALKRDKTIQGLTQVLRNKEKEIEELCQQIEDRDDALAKAREAAHKAQLQKYQALEEHQNLLMEKQTELAQLKGEHHAKVLEAQKLQRALGRREQELADLQQTKEQLEVELEDLQQQKKKGDKAVNDLNNQLKKLGGEMKDRESILEQQYQEILDQTKRKLLTHEATIERLTTMLADKEQQLQEYINMIKELEQSKSPGSNDNMLSKLRQRLKEKENALEQALDEKYAAIEEKDNEIHQLQLSLREKERDLDRLNRLLAHNEETINNFDSVIKEKDVELQHLANTLKNLQRAKQDVEDNLNRSLREKDSIISQLQLSLEGKTKDMEEIAQSMLNQSQTQARDLAEQMGQRLKVTEAMLADAMKARERLVADNESAVEELLATISSKDQLLKESSEHFNRMLSERTQEIQDLRKHLTDKQQELSNAEKQSSSTAQESYLETAELRTLLAEKDKLIDKLLQRGQERDQFLAEVSQKAEPDHVLELRQTIQIMQDKLDEKEGELSKRNSEDHQENNTFSRKTVVVLKKELAQKTEALNKALKRENDLKIALADLQSLLSELEGRSEGQTANVESLTATLKTKEEMITVLHQRLSLGGSSQADHTQDHVIGSDMERCPPELPQRERTLIGGDSRQEALPSLVALQQEHDALNKALRAEQQLYSSLVRTVKEQDSAQRLHALQLELTAVQLLRQQLEDSIKTNEELRDDLEREMQKAKLREGMDLIDPKELESVRHQLEDAQRWNASLQARLGAIQNRGGGVGGASDSCETLSFSGDQTSYMSICVGEGVDDSLSELSAQELRQKVLDLQRYVSVLQSRLSQMEKPEQDSCKKEDKDLTRTSPCEQLEKMHEKQLVAHDSSTQPPGQDKESQTNFKLGEVPSRFLGDNSMESRFSQCREDSRTDNCLLDFRENNPTESSSDMMALKCLLVDFGSNSFSELREELIQLRSENAALQGLLKEQKSTEFKEKESKDASGNSSDGQAEMRKSLEVLHAKSKDGLKVFEESREEKSGEVSERETPVTTDDTADETEGSKPQSQSPSRRAKQHVSRQRASVRSRIPVPVRQADAPSHLHLIHVCGSDQDLHTDSDSPLEHRASPSSTLRNTHTSCSSAGSDRISETRKSEDQTPKDSTLFTQLELLHQQCQEKETLINKMTKQLADFEELHARLQEKEMLNSQYTAALQAAQSTIAYLTACSLDSQSGFGSHAVVPDGDLNDRCTVLQKALQEKEELNNQLIELLNMAEKAVASSHDHHKNPETGDLCLKIESALNQVSANTESSRPPHGDAEECLQELQRHADSLQEALLEQSRLNAELQEQLRAANAAAQRSRGGVGALLNDTTSRQIKDESKEHLDTKGGVDNVGLNQEAFRVLLNCFSAAECAVASLAAHCSNITSDESVRSELQMDNLQRALQERAQLLEAAQPSTKAGGGLFAASEQLKLHRDLCLLHKLFMDSSQRISDLQAAHRMDGKVHKTTQDAKGLPPDVKLQLETLHKALREKKKACKSLEEKLATALTNTPAADTERKAPEQGDKSVQVDLQDLGYETSGKSENDREESSSTDLEVGVNPGCGASTLLKHEQITFSSTENLDSTSSTPYPSSPALSSAKVSLKGLQVYDEYGASEDPLQLQAQVRELKGQLENQTKLILQMQSFLRRNSLSSDLAANTSDPVSIREQETSPKKDCSQERSGQLGKKTEAESQTGTDRHNCLNKELEKERTPNRSMCEQLQQARSCTTSPARLDSLVQSQARELSQLRQQIKESRRLGALHRRQLEELNKAFRELLHAGEVDRRLGEVIKEQLGKSLNILDSLEGRLDKDEAQAENQDVSPLETSRRLVKELQEKNRLIQSLQNQIRARSPGSHHSSHSDLTLSSCHSSPSTQGGSGAHGQQHHTNWTGVAVPPVGGVEEKGVCGHRGATSRLQGLQREKGLLQEQLRSSEELNATLRTELDLHRSIMAQTSFHHPEQELGNDQEVSGPPTGAHKQPGDVSSPKTAAKQPHLMNSDLLSEHLQEIRALRQRLEESIRTNDRLREQLEMRLAEVEKDPAATNIFIHGSEEQGQLVSKVRFLWEQNQMLKEQLNTGSRDKQKENEKLRETLARRTAKLEQSRREGEALRQENSRLQERLEHSVQENSRLQNSLHSSKEELRRLQNEVKLQRQQLSDSQHLLQSLRVELQVYEKIKHDDSSKHNGSDEAAQQPGPSSGSVDLSELLTEIRHLRLQLERSIQTNMALRQKLEEQLLSKPGRSETININYLLSSPDEGGRSPGRDGCDSQRHSIQSHNNYVYDVKHHAQSKVDGSICSSSGDSVSGAPSRLVPGHRMWANRNGRHVLGLIEDYNALRKQISEGHKLSRSMDTQLQECLHSSGNEVTERQHLKSLSSSSNTMQQVLEEAGRLLKLLWRVSLPGFYTAGDSGNNQQDELLKNEIARLKSRLSQQERMLSGAVKRLHTTNQLKEGMERVIIDQLSLTHGVLKKARGKLETNYCSLFSPKGLFGGPGEGDSNQWPVGGAEAALQTSGRGPGSSSLDCSY from the exons AGAAAAGTTCAGGCACGAGCACAGCTTCACAGCTCCTCAAGTCGGCCATCTATAATCTCCGATCTAATCCAGATCCTGCGTTGCATCTCCAAGCACCAAGTGTCTGCACCTGCAGGCAGTCGAATCCCTGTGCTGAAGAGGTTAAACTCTGGAGCTGTGGTTAAAACAGACAAGCTCAGATGTAGAGCGGCAGAATGGAAGTCTCTGCATGACCTTACAGAGGAGTTTAATGACAAATACACTCCTGTCAGAGTAAAG ATGGGCGACATCAATCGATTGGAGTCCATCAATAAAATGTTGACTGAAGAGCTCAACCAGATAAAAAGCAGCAATGAAAGCCTGACAAGAACCCTGGAGGACTCCCAGAATCACAACAAG AGCCTGTCGGTGAAGTTGGAGGAGAAAGACAAAGAAATAGACTCTGAGAAGAAAAATGCTCTGAAGAGAGATAAAACAATCCAGGGGCTTACCCAGGTTCTAAGAAATAAGGAAAAAGAG attgaggagctttgtcaacagATTGAGGACAGGGATGATGCTTTGGCCAAAGCTAGAGAGGCAGCACATAAAGCTCAACTGCAGAAATACCAGGCAT TAGAAGAGCACCAGAACCTATTAATGGAGAAACAAACTGAGCTGGCTCAGCTCAAAGGAGAGCACCATGCCAAGGTTCTGGAAGCCCAAAAGCTGCAGCGTGCCCTGGGCAGGAGAGAACAAGAGCTAGCTGACTTACAGCAGACAAAGGAACAGCTTGAGGTGGAGCTGGAAGACCTGCAGCAGCAGAAGAAAAAAGGAGACAAAGCTGTAAAT GATCTTAATAATCAGCTGAAGAAGCTGGGTGGTGAGATGAAGGACAGGGAGAGCATCCTTGAACAGCAGTACCAGGAGATACTGGATCAGACCAAAAGAAAACTGCTGACTCATGAAGCCACAATCGAGAGACTCACCACCATGCTGGCTGACAAagagcagcagctgcag GAGTACATAAATATGATCAAAGAGTTGGAGCAAAGCAAAAGTCCTGGCAGCAACGACAACATGCTCTCCAAGCTTCGGCAAAGGCTGAAAGAAAAGGAGAATGCCCTGGAG CAAGCACTGGATGAGAAATACGCTGCAATCGAAGAGAAAGACAACGAGATTCACCAGCTGCAGCTGTCGCTAAGAGAGAAGGAGCGGGACCTGGACAGGCTCAATCGTTTACTCGCCCATAACGAGGAAACCATTAAT AATTTTGACAGTGTCATCAAAGAGAAAGATGTGGAGCTGCAGCATCTTGCCAACACACTAAAGAACCttcagagagccaagcaagatgtTGAAGATAACCTGAACAGGTCGCTGAGAGAGAAGGACTCCATCATCAGTCAGCTGCAGCTCTCATTAGAAGGCAAAACAAAGGATATGGAA GAAATTGCCCAATCAATGCTGAACCAGTCTCAGACTCAGGCACGGGATCTTGCCGAGCAGATGGGCCAGAGGTTAAAGGTCACAGAGGCTATGCTAGCTGATGCTATGAAAGCCAGAGAAAGACTGGTGGCAGACAATGAGAGTGCAGTAGAAGAGCTGCTAGCTACGATTAGCAGCAAAGACCAGCTCCTCAAG GAGTCTTCAGAGCACTTCAACCGCATGCTGTCTGAGCGCACTCAAGAGATTCAGGATCTGAGGAAGCACCTGACTGACAAGCAACAGGAGCTTTCTAATGCTGAGAAGCAAAGCTCCTCAACAGCCCAGGAGAGTTATTTAGAGACGGCAGAACTCAGAACACTGCTCGCAGAAAAAGACAAGCTCATTGAC AAGCTTCTTCAGCGCGGTCAGGAGAGAGACCAGTTCCTGGCAGAGGTGAGTCAGAAGGCGGAGCCGGATCATGTGTTGGAGCTCAGACAAACCATCCAGATCATGCAAGACAAGCTGGACGAGAAGGAAG GTGAGCTGTCCAAGAGGAACAGTGAGGATCACCAGGAGAACAACACGTTCTCCAGGAAAACTGTTGTTGTCCTGAAGAAGGAGTTGGCTCAGAAAACTGAAGCACTGAACAAagctctgaagcgggaaaatgacCTCAAG ATCGCATTGGCTGACCTCCAGTCATTGCTGTCTGAGCTGGAGGGTCGCAGCGAAGGTCAGACTGCTAACGTTGAGTCTCTGACTGCCACTTTAAAGACCAAGGAGGAAATGATCACC GTTCTCCACCAGCGtctcagtctgggaggcagcagtcagGCTGATCATACTCAGGACCACGTGATTGGCTCTGACATGGAGAGGTGTCCACCTGAACTGCCTCAGAGAGAACGAACCCTGATAGGTGGAGACAGTCGGCAAGAA GCCTTGCCCAGCCTTGTGGCCTTGCAGCAGGAGCACGATGCTCTGAACAAAGCCCTCAGAGCtgaacagcagctctactccagccTGGTTAGAACTGTGAAGGAGCAGGACAG TGCTCAGCGTCTCCATGCTCTGCAGCTAGAGCTGACAGCAGTGCAGCTTCTCAGGCAGCAGCTTGAAGACAGCATCAAGACTAACGAGGAGCTGAGAGACGACTTGGAGAGGGAGATGCAGAAGGCCAAACTCAGAGAAG gtatGGACCTGATTGATCCTAAGGAACTGGAGAGTGTGAGACATCAGCTGGAGGACGCCCAGCGCTGGAATGCCTCCCTTCAGGCTCGCCTGGGAGCAATCCAGAATCGTGGCGGAGGAGTTGGTGGAGCCAGTGACAGCT GTGAAACTTTAAGTTTTAGTGGGGACCAGACATCATACATGAGTATCTGTGTGGGAGAAGGGGTGGATGACAGCCTGTCTGAGCTCTCTGCTCAGGAGCTCCGACAGAAG GTGCTTGATCTGCAGCGGTACGTCAGTGTGCTGCAGAGTAGACTCTCACAAATGGAGAAGCCGGAGCAGGACAGTTGTAAAAAAGAAGACAAAGACCTGACTAGAACAAGCCCCTGCGAACAG CTTGAGAAGATGCATGAGAAGCAGCTGGTGGCTCACGATAGCAGCACCCAACCTCCTGGTCAGGATAAGGAAAGCCAAACAAACTTTAAATTAGGAGAG gTTCCATCTAGGTTTTTGGGTGATAACAGTATGGAGAGTAGGTTCAGTCAGTGTAGAGAAGACAGTCGCACTGACAACTGCCTCTTGGACTTCAGAGAGAACAATCCTACAGAAAGCAGCTCGGATATGATGGCACTTAAGTGTCTGCTGGTGGATTTTGGGTCCAACTCTTTCTCAGAGCTAAG GGAAGAGCTGATTCAACTCAGATCAGAAAATGCAGCCCTGCAGGGTCTCCTGAAGGAGCAGAAATCCACAGAGTTTAAAGAGAAAGAGAGCAAAGATGCTTCTGGGAACAGCAGCGATGGACAGGCTGAAATGCGGAAAAGTTTGGAAGTGCTGCATGCCAAATCTAAAGATGGCTTAAAGGTCTTCGAGGAAAGCAGAGAGGAGAAATCAGGTGAAGTGTCAGAGAGAGAGACTCCTGTCACTACTGATGACACTGCAGATGAAACGGAGGGTTCAAAACCTCAAAGTCAGTCACCGAGCAGGAGGGCAAAGCAGCACGTCTCAAGGCAAAGG GCTAGTGTTAGATCTCGCATTCCTGTGCCGGTGAGGCAGGCTGATGCACCCTCACACCTTCATTTGATTCATGTCTGTGGCTCCGACCAGGATTTGCACACGGACTCCGATTCACCACTGGAACACCGTGCGTCCCCTTCTTCTACTCTCAGAAACACTCACACTAGCTGCAGCTCAGCAGGTTCAGACCGGATCTCGGAAACCAGAAAATCAGAGGATCAAACTCCGAAAGACTCGACTCTTTTCACTCAGCTGGAGCTTCTCCACCAGCAGTGCCAGGAGAAGGAGACTCTGATCAACAAGATGACCAAGCAGCTCGCTGATTTTGAGGAGCTCCATGCCCGGCTGCAGGAAAAGGAGATGTTGAATTCCCAGTACACAGCAGCCTTACAGGCTGCACAGTCCACCATCGCTTACTTGACAGCCTGCAGTCTGGACAGCCAGAGTGGGTTTGGTTCACATGCTGTGGTTCCTGATGGTGATCTCAACGATAGATGCACGGTGCTGCAGAAAGCCCTGCAGGAGAAGGAGGAGCTCAACAACCAGCTTATCGAACTTCTGAACATGGCAGAGAAGGCTGTCGCTTCCTCTCATGACCACCATAAAAATCCTGAAACTGGTGATCTCTGTTTAAAAATAGAGAGTGCTTTAAATCAGGTGAGTGCAAACACAGAGAGCTCAAGACCTCCTCACGGCGATGCGGAGGAGtgtctgcaggagctgcagcgacACGCCGACTCTTTACAGGAAGCGCTTTTGGAACAGAGCAGACTCAACGCAGAGCTTCAGGAGCAGCTGAGAGCTGCTAACGCTGCTGCACAGCGCAGCCGTGGTGGTGTTGGCGCTCTTCTGAACGACACCACCTCAAGGCAGATAAAGGATGAGTCAAAAGAACATCTGGATACAAAGGGAGGTGTTGATAATGTTGGTTTGAATCAAGAGGCGTTTCGTGTTCTACTGAACTGTTTTAGTGCAGCAGAGTGTGCCGTAGCCTCTCTAGCTGCTCACTGTTCAAACATCACCTCTGATGAATCCGTCCGCTCAGAGCTGCAGATGGACAATCTACAGAGAGCACTGCAGGAACGagctcagctgctggaagctgctcAGCCTTCCACCAAAGCTGGTGGCGGTTTGTTCGCCGCTTCAGAACAGCTGAAGCTCCACCGAGATCTCTGCCTCCTCCACAAGCTTTTCATGGATTCCTCTCAGAGGATATCTGATCTACAGGCGGCCCACAGGATGGACGGCAAGGTCCACAAGACCACGCAGGACGCCAAAGGATTACCACCTGATGTTAAGCTCCAACTGGAGACTTTACACAAGGCTCTGAGGGAGAAGAAGAAGGCTTGTAAAAGTCTGGAGGAGAAACTGGCCACAGCTCTCACCAACACACCTGCCGCTGACACGGAACGAAAAG CTCCTGAGCAGGGCGACAAAAGCGTGCAGGTGGATTTGCAGGACCTGGGTTACGAAACCAGTGGCAAGAGTGAGAACGATAGGGAAGAGAGCAGTAGCACAG ACCTGGAGGTGGGTGTGAACCCCGGCTGCGGCGCTTCCACTCTGCTGAAACACGAACAGATCACCTTCTCTTCTACGGAGAATTTGGACTCCACCTCCAGTACTCCGTATCCCAGTTCCCCAGCGCTAAGCTCAGCCAAG GTCAGTCTGAAAGGTCTGCAGGTATACGATGAGTACGGAGCATCAGAGGATCCTCTCCAGCTCCAAGCACAAGTCCGAGAGCTGAAGGGCCAGCTGGAAAACCAGACGAAGCTCATCCTCCAAATGCAAAGTTTTCTGCGGAGAAACTCCCTCTCCAGCGACCTAGCTGCTAACACCTCTGATCCTGTCAGCATCCGAGAGCAGGAAACCTCACCAAAAAAAGACTGTAGTCAAGAAAGGAGCGGACAGTTGGGGAAAAAGACGGAGGCTGAGAGCCAGACAGGGACGGACAGACACAACTGTCTGAATAAGGAGCTTGAGAAAGAGAGGACGCCAAACCGAAGCATGTGTGAGCAGCTGCAGCAAGCACGCAGCTGCACTACTTCACCTGCCAG GCTGGACTCTCTAGTGCAGTCCCAGGCCAGGGAGCTTTCTCAGCTGAGGCAGCAGATCAAAGAGAGCCGCAGGCTGGGAGCTCTGCATCGCCGGCAGCTGGAGGAGCTGAACAAGGCCTTCAGGGAGCTGCTGCACGCTGGTGAAGTGGACCGCCGCTTGGGCGAGGTGATCAAAGAGCAGCTGGGCAAGAGTTTGAACATTCTGGACAGCCTGGAGGGACGGCTGGACAAAG ACGAAGCTCAAGCAGAAAATCAGGACGTGTCGCCTCTTGAAACGTCTCGCAG attggtgaaggagctgcaggagaAGAACCGACTCATCCAGAGCCTCCAGAATCAGATCCGAGCCCGGAGTCCCGGCAGCCACCACAGTTCCCACTCAGACTTAACCTTGTCCTCCTGTCACAGCAGCCCCTCCACACAAGGAGGCAGTGGAGCACACG GCCAGCAGCACCACACTAATTGGACAGGAGTAGCAGTCCCTCCTGTAGGAGGAGTTGAGGAGAAAGGTGTGTGTGGTCACAGAGGCGCCACCAGCAGACTGCAGGGTCTTCAGAGGGAGAAGGGACTCCTGCAGGAGCAGCTGAGGAGCAGCGAGGAGCTCAACGCGACCCTACGCACCGAACTGGACCTGCATCGCTCTATTATGGCCCAGACGAGTTTTCATCACCCAGAACAGGAGCTTGGAAATGACCAAGAGGTCTCAGGGCCTCCAACAGGAGCGCACAAACAACCAGGAGACGTCAGCTCACCCAAAACAGCTGCAAAGCAACCTCACCTAATGAATTCTG ACCTGCTGTCAGAACATCTCCAGGAAATCAGAGCCCTGCGACAACGCCTAGAAGAGAGCATTCGAACCAACGACCGCCTGAGGGAACAGCTGGAGATGAGACTAGCTGAGGTGGAGAAAGACCCAG CAGCCACAAACATCTTCATTCACGGTAGCGAGGAGCAGGGTCAGCTGGTCAGTAAAGTGAGATTTCTGTGGGAACAAAACCAAATGCTAAAGGAGCAGCTCAACACTGGATCTAGAG ACAAGCAGAAGGAGAACGAGAAACTCCGGGAGACTCTGGCCAGGAGGACGGCCAAACTGGAGCAGAGCCGCAGGGAGGGGGAAGCTTTAAGGCAGGAAAACAGCCGGCTGCAGGAGAGACTGGAGCACAGCGTCCAGGAAAACTCACGGCTGCAGAACTCACTGCACTCCAGCAAGGAGGAGCTGCGGAG gTTGCAAAACGAGGTGAAGCTCCAGAGGCAGCAGCTGTCCGACTCCCAACATCTGCTCCAGTCGCTGCGGGTGGAGCTGCAAGTTTACGAAAAGATAAAACACGACGACTCGAGCAAACACAACG GCTCTGATGAAGCAGCCCAACAGCCCGGTCCTTCTTCTGGTTCTGTGGACCTCAGCGAGCTGCTGACAGAGATCAGACACCTGAGGCTGCAGCTGGAGAGGAGCATCCAGACCAACATGGCTCTACGGCAGAagctggaggagcagctgctcAGTAAACCGGGTCGCTCTGAGACCATCAACATCAACTACCTGCTCTCTTCTCCAG ACGAAGGAGGCAGGTCTCCGGGTCGTGATGGTTGTGATTCTCAACGTCACTCAATCCAGAGTCACAACAATTACGTCTATG ATGTGAAACACCACGCTCAGTCCAAGGTGGACGGCTCCATCTGCAGCAGCTCTGGCGACAGCGTCTCTGGAGCTCCCTCTCGACTGGTCCCTGGCCACCGGATGTGGGCCAATCGCAATGGACGCCATGTTTTAGGTTTGATTGAAGACTACAACGCCCTCCGCAAGCAGATCTCAGAGGGGCATAAGCTGTCCCGCAGTATGGACACACAACTCCAGGAGTGTCTGCACTCAAGTGGCAACGAG GTCACAGAAAGGCAGCATCTGAAGAGTTTGTCCAGCAGCTCAAACACCATGCAGCAGGTGCTAGAGGAGGCTGGTCGGCTGCTCAAACTGCTGTGGAGAGTCTCTTTACCGGGTTTTTACACAGCAGGGGACAGCGGCAACAATCAGCAG GATGAGCTGCTGAAAAACGAGATAGCCAGACTGAAGAGCAGATTGTCCCAGCAGGAGAGGATGCTGAGTGGAGCCGTGAAGCGTCTGCATACCACCAACCAGCTGAAGGAGGGGATGGAGAGAGTCATCATCGACCAGC TGTCTCTGACCCATGGAGTGTTGAAGAAAGCCAGAGGAAAATTAGAG ACAAATTACTGTAGCCTGTTTAGCCCAAAAGGCCTGTttggaggaccaggtgaag GAGATTCCAATCAATGGCCTGTAGGGGGCGCTGAAGCTGCTCTGCAGACTTCAGGCAGAGGCCCTGGATCCTCCTCTTTGGACTGCAGCTACTAA